A section of the Leptospira kobayashii genome encodes:
- a CDS encoding NADP-dependent isocitrate dehydrogenase, with amino-acid sequence MGKIKVKTPLVELDGDEMTRIIWKEIKERFIHPYLDITLEYYDLGVEYRDKTDDQVTVDSANAIKKHGVGVKCATITPNADRVKEYSLKQEWKSPNGTIRAILDGTVFRKPIIINNIPAAVNSWKKPIAIGRHAYGDIYRDVEMIIDGPGKVELIYTDASGKEKQRLVVNEYKGPGVALAMHNLDKSIESFALACFNYALSEKISIWFATKDTISKKYHARFREIFDDLAAKKDAEMKAAGITYNYFLIDDAVAQIMKNEGGQLWALMNYDGDVMSDMVASGFGSLGLMTSVLVSPDGKYEYEAAHGTVTRHYRKYQKGETTSTNSVASIFAWTGALAKRGELDGTPDVVNFAVKLEESIIETIEGGEMTKDLLSLSTAAKKTELDTFQFMEAVQKRLDSKLK; translated from the coding sequence ATGGGAAAAATTAAAGTAAAAACACCGCTTGTCGAATTAGACGGTGACGAAATGACAAGAATCATCTGGAAAGAAATCAAAGAAAGATTCATCCACCCTTATTTAGATATCACACTTGAATATTACGACCTTGGCGTTGAATACCGGGACAAGACGGATGACCAAGTAACTGTCGATTCTGCAAATGCGATCAAAAAACACGGAGTAGGTGTTAAATGCGCGACCATTACTCCCAACGCAGACAGAGTAAAAGAATACAGCCTGAAACAAGAATGGAAATCACCTAACGGAACCATTCGTGCGATTCTGGACGGAACCGTCTTTAGAAAACCGATTATAATCAATAACATTCCGGCTGCAGTAAACTCTTGGAAAAAGCCGATCGCAATCGGTCGTCACGCTTACGGTGATATTTACCGTGATGTGGAAATGATCATAGACGGACCTGGTAAAGTGGAATTGATTTATACCGATGCTTCCGGAAAAGAAAAACAAAGATTGGTAGTGAATGAATACAAAGGACCTGGAGTTGCGCTTGCTATGCACAACCTGGACAAGTCCATCGAATCTTTTGCACTTGCTTGTTTCAATTATGCTCTTTCCGAAAAGATCAGCATCTGGTTTGCTACAAAAGACACCATCTCTAAAAAATACCATGCACGTTTCCGCGAAATCTTTGATGATCTTGCAGCAAAAAAAGACGCAGAAATGAAAGCTGCCGGCATCACTTACAATTATTTCCTAATTGATGATGCAGTGGCGCAAATCATGAAAAACGAAGGCGGTCAACTCTGGGCACTCATGAACTATGACGGTGACGTGATGTCCGATATGGTTGCTTCCGGATTCGGATCTTTGGGACTTATGACTTCCGTTCTTGTTTCTCCGGATGGAAAATACGAATACGAAGCGGCTCATGGAACTGTGACTCGTCACTATCGTAAATACCAAAAAGGGGAGACTACTTCTACCAACTCCGTTGCATCTATTTTTGCTTGGACTGGTGCTCTTGCAAAAAGAGGCGAGTTAGACGGAACCCCTGACGTAGTCAACTTTGCAGTGAAATTGGAAGAGTCCATCATTGAGACGATCGAAGGCGGAGAGATGACAAAAGATTTACTCTCTCTTTCGACTGCGGCTAAAAAAACAGAATTGGATACTTTCCAATTTATGGAAGCCGTTCAAAAAAGACTCGATTCTAAATTGAAATAA